Proteins from one Fusobacterium periodonticum 1_1_41FAA genomic window:
- a CDS encoding Nif3-like dinuclear metal center hexameric protein — protein sequence MITRDIINILEKKFPKINAEEWDNVGLLVGDYDKEVKKIQFSIDASLEVVENAIKEKVDMIITHHPFIFKAIKSINEQDILSKKIRALIRNDINVYSIHTNLDSSVSGLNDYVLEKLGYTDYKFLDYDEEKNCGIGRIFKLDEEKDLKKFIEELKLKLQISNLRVISNDLNKKIKKVALINGSAMSYWRKAKKEKIDLFITGDVGYHDALDARESGLAVIDFGHYESEHFFHEILIKELKETNLEFLVYNPEPVFKFY from the coding sequence ATGATAACTAGAGATATTATAAACATATTAGAGAAAAAATTTCCAAAAATAAATGCAGAAGAATGGGATAATGTAGGACTTCTTGTTGGAGATTATGATAAAGAAGTTAAAAAAATACAGTTTTCCATAGATGCGAGCTTGGAAGTTGTAGAAAATGCTATAAAAGAAAAGGTTGATATGATAATAACTCATCATCCTTTTATCTTTAAAGCAATAAAAAGTATCAATGAGCAAGATATTCTATCTAAAAAAATTAGAGCATTAATAAGAAATGATATAAATGTTTATTCTATTCACACGAATTTAGATTCATCTGTGTCTGGATTAAATGACTATGTACTTGAAAAATTAGGTTATACAGATTATAAATTTTTAGACTATGATGAAGAGAAAAATTGTGGTATAGGTAGAATTTTTAAATTAGATGAAGAAAAAGATTTAAAAAAATTTATAGAAGAACTTAAACTAAAATTACAAATTTCTAATCTAAGAGTTATAAGCAATGATTTAAATAAAAAAATAAAAAAAGTAGCTCTTATAAATGGTTCAGCCATGAGTTATTGGAGAAAAGCTAAAAAAGAAAAAATTGATTTATTTATTACTGGAGATGTGGGCTATCATGATGCTCTTGATGCAAGAGAAAGTGGACTAGCTGTAATTGATTTTGGACATTATGAAAGTGAACACTTCTTCCATGAGATTTTAATAAAAGAATTGAAGGAAACAAATTTAGAATTTTTAGTTTATAATCCCGAACCAGTATTTAAGTTCTACTAA
- a CDS encoding sigma-70 family RNA polymerase sigma factor produces the protein MKLFSLEKYLLKNLDMTEEDFKKLVLEISEPLELALPEDRKLTDEEIDYEYIDLLVTETLENLKDDVCTCEKDCGIADCCGTRVEKNLKKVYQIALYMLRDGILYEDLTQEGVIGLIKAHELFEDDKDFKLYKDYYIARAMFNYIESYANYRKTAFKEYAEYEIHKENHPKISLKDKSKSEELKKLEKENKEKHIEEMKQLEKRAKYQFNYLNLKYRLAEREIEAISLYFGLDGHKRKNFSEIQSIMKIDNDSLDKIVKDALFKLSVVDEKVEL, from the coding sequence TTGAAACTTTTTAGCCTAGAAAAATATTTATTAAAGAATCTTGATATGACAGAGGAAGACTTTAAAAAGCTTGTACTTGAAATATCAGAGCCTTTAGAATTAGCACTTCCAGAAGATAGAAAACTTACTGATGAAGAAATTGATTATGAATACATTGATTTACTTGTAACAGAAACTCTTGAAAACTTAAAAGATGATGTCTGCACTTGTGAAAAAGATTGTGGAATAGCAGATTGCTGTGGAACAAGAGTGGAGAAAAACTTAAAGAAAGTCTATCAAATAGCTCTATACATGCTAAGAGATGGTATTCTTTATGAGGATTTAACTCAAGAAGGAGTTATTGGCTTGATAAAGGCTCATGAACTTTTTGAAGATGATAAAGATTTCAAACTATATAAGGATTATTATATAGCAAGAGCGATGTTTAACTATATAGAAAGCTATGCTAACTATAGAAAAACAGCCTTTAAAGAATATGCAGAATATGAAATTCATAAAGAAAATCATCCTAAAATTTCTTTAAAAGATAAAAGTAAATCTGAGGAGTTAAAGAAATTAGAAAAAGAGAACAAAGAGAAACATATAGAGGAAATGAAGCAATTAGAAAAGAGAGCCAAATATCAATTTAACTATTTAAATTTAAAGTATAGGTTAGCTGAAAGAGAAATAGAAGCTATAAGTCTGTATTTTGGTTTAGATGGACATAAGAGAAAAAACTTTTCTGAAATACAAAGTATTATGAAAATAGATAATGATAGTTTAGATAAAATTGTAAAAGATGCTTTATTTAAATTATCAGTTGTAGATGAAAAGGTTGAGTTATGA
- the rpoD gene encoding RNA polymerase sigma factor RpoD, giving the protein MIRSEKGRDFITRVKEAGETTYEEINEELAADFPTEDIEGLINTFLDEGIKILNKTKKKTKTKTKTEAKDETKTKSKSKTEVKKETKTKAKSKTKSKTKENEDLEEEKELVTKVVEEKTKIKFEEKELDDDKELDDDKELDDDERDEDEENEEKELDEEYVEDSLEEEEEKDEDDIDSDTFIDFGDEFNPDYIEDINEEELSNEKLLNLGNSAKVDEPIKMYLREIGQVPLLTHDEEIEYAKKAYEGDEEASQKLIESNLRLVVSIAKKHTNRGLKLLDLIQEGNIGLMKAVEKFEYTKGYKFSTYATWWIRQAITRAIADQGRTIRIPVHMIETINKIKKESRIYLQETGKDASPEILAERLGMEVEKIKAIQEMNQEPISLETPVGSEEDSELGDFVEDQKTTSPYEATNRAILREELDGVLKTLSPREEKVLRYRYGLDDSSPKTLEEVGKIFNVTRERIRQIEVKALRKLRHPSRKKKLEDFKVD; this is encoded by the coding sequence ATAATAAGATCAGAAAAAGGAAGAGATTTTATAACAAGAGTAAAAGAAGCAGGTGAGACAACTTATGAAGAAATAAATGAAGAATTAGCTGCTGATTTTCCTACTGAAGATATAGAAGGACTTATAAATACTTTCTTAGATGAAGGCATTAAAATATTAAATAAGACTAAAAAGAAAACTAAGACTAAAACTAAAACAGAAGCAAAGGATGAAACTAAAACTAAGAGTAAAAGTAAAACAGAAGTAAAAAAGGAAACTAAAACAAAAGCTAAAAGTAAAACAAAGAGTAAGACTAAAGAAAATGAGGACTTAGAAGAAGAAAAAGAATTAGTTACTAAAGTAGTAGAAGAAAAGACTAAAATTAAATTTGAAGAAAAAGAATTAGATGATGATAAAGAGCTAGATGATGATAAAGAATTAGATGATGATGAAAGAGATGAGGATGAAGAAAACGAAGAAAAAGAATTAGATGAAGAATATGTTGAAGATTCATTGGAAGAAGAAGAAGAAAAAGATGAAGATGACATTGATTCTGATACTTTTATAGATTTTGGAGATGAATTCAATCCTGATTATATAGAAGATATAAATGAGGAAGAACTTAGTAATGAAAAATTATTAAATTTAGGAAATAGTGCAAAGGTTGATGAACCTATAAAGATGTACCTAAGAGAAATAGGTCAAGTTCCACTATTAACACATGATGAAGAAATTGAATATGCTAAAAAAGCTTATGAAGGTGATGAAGAGGCTAGTCAAAAACTTATAGAATCAAACTTAAGGCTTGTTGTAAGTATTGCTAAAAAACATACAAACAGAGGTTTAAAACTTCTTGATTTAATACAAGAAGGTAATATAGGACTTATGAAAGCTGTTGAAAAATTTGAATATACAAAAGGATATAAATTTTCAACATATGCAACTTGGTGGATAAGACAAGCTATAACAAGAGCGATAGCTGATCAAGGAAGAACAATAAGAATACCTGTTCATATGATAGAAACTATAAATAAAATTAAAAAAGAATCAAGAATATATTTACAAGAAACTGGGAAAGATGCTTCGCCTGAAATTTTAGCTGAAAGATTAGGAATGGAAGTTGAAAAGATAAAGGCTATTCAAGAAATGAATCAAGAACCTATATCTCTTGAAACTCCAGTTGGAAGTGAAGAAGATAGTGAATTAGGAGACTTCGTTGAAGACCAAAAGACAACAAGTCCTTATGAAGCTACTAATAGAGCAATTTTAAGAGAGGAGTTAGATGGAGTCTTAAAAACATTGAGTCCAAGAGAGGAAAAAGTTTTAAGATATAGATATGGGCTTGATGATAGTTCACCTAAAACATTGGAAGAAGTTGGAAAAATTTTTAATGTTACTAGAGAAAGAATTAGACAAATAGAAGTAAAAGCTCTTAGAAAATTAAGACATCCAAGCAGAAAGAAAAAACTTGAAGATTTTAAGGTTGACTAG
- the dnaG gene encoding DNA primase produces the protein MYFRNEDIEKLLDSLKIEEVVGEFVDLKKSGSSYKGLCPFHADTNPSFSVKPEKRICKCFVCGSGGNAINFYSKIKNIPYMEAVKELAQKYRVNIKEHNAKNIDIDNEKFYQIMEDSHNFFIDKIFAQESRTALNYLANRGLDTDLIKEHRLGYAPAKWSELYEFLKEKNYSDEDLLTLGLIKKNEEGRIYDTFRNRIIFPIYSISNRIIAFGGRTLEKDNSTPKYINSPDTPIFKKGKNIYGIERAVNIRNKNYSILMEGYMDVLSANIFDFDTSVAPLGTALTVEQAQLIKRYSSNILLCFDTDKAGKTATERASFILKSQGFNIRVLDFENAKDPDEYLRKNGKEAFLEVVKNSLEIFEFLYELYSSEYDLTNIIAKQNFIDRFKEFFTCLTTDLEKEVYLKNLSEKIEISADILRKTLIEKNKKKFVINDYTEKKEELLEKKEFKKANNLELSIVEMLFKKPEYYEFFKNEKLESDIGNKTLKFFEEKIKENFKIESNTLMREFEEYIKNDDNCSKDTKEDIARIILNYAVNLDEEKEQKKYIELFKSYFRIKIKLRDKTKDDFQTKIYFSKFKVKIEETQSAEEFIEVYNSFRYLF, from the coding sequence ATGTATTTTAGAAATGAGGATATAGAAAAATTACTAGATAGTTTGAAAATAGAGGAAGTCGTCGGAGAATTCGTTGATTTAAAGAAATCGGGTTCAAGCTATAAGGGACTATGTCCTTTTCATGCCGATACTAATCCTTCATTTTCCGTAAAACCAGAAAAAAGAATCTGTAAATGCTTTGTTTGTGGTTCTGGTGGAAATGCAATAAATTTTTATTCAAAAATAAAAAATATTCCTTATATGGAGGCAGTAAAAGAACTAGCACAAAAATATAGAGTTAATATAAAAGAACATAATGCTAAAAATATTGATATAGATAATGAAAAATTCTATCAAATTATGGAAGATAGCCATAATTTTTTTATAGATAAAATATTTGCCCAAGAGTCAAGAACAGCATTAAATTATCTAGCAAATAGAGGTTTAGATACAGATTTAATAAAAGAACATAGATTAGGATATGCTCCAGCAAAATGGTCAGAATTATATGAATTTTTAAAAGAAAAAAATTATAGTGATGAAGATTTATTAACTTTAGGTCTTATAAAAAAGAATGAAGAAGGAAGAATTTATGATACTTTTAGAAACAGAATAATCTTTCCTATATACTCTATCAGTAATAGAATAATTGCTTTTGGAGGAAGAACTTTAGAAAAAGATAATAGTACACCTAAATATATAAATTCACCTGATACTCCTATTTTTAAAAAAGGAAAAAATATTTATGGTATTGAAAGAGCTGTAAACATAAGAAATAAAAATTATTCCATTTTAATGGAAGGTTATATGGATGTATTATCAGCTAATATTTTTGACTTTGATACCAGTGTTGCTCCTTTGGGAACAGCTTTAACGGTGGAACAGGCACAACTAATTAAGAGGTATTCATCTAATATTTTATTATGCTTTGATACTGATAAGGCAGGAAAGACTGCAACAGAAAGAGCTTCATTTATATTAAAATCTCAAGGTTTTAATATAAGAGTTTTAGATTTTGAAAATGCAAAAGATCCAGATGAATATTTGAGAAAAAATGGAAAAGAAGCTTTTTTAGAAGTGGTAAAAAATTCTCTTGAAATTTTTGAATTTTTATATGAATTATATTCAAGTGAATATGATTTAACTAATATCATAGCAAAGCAAAATTTTATAGATAGGTTTAAAGAATTTTTTACATGTTTAACTACTGATTTAGAAAAAGAAGTATATTTAAAAAATTTATCAGAAAAAATAGAGATTAGTGCAGATATTTTAAGAAAAACTCTTATTGAAAAAAATAAAAAAAAATTTGTTATAAATGATTATACTGAAAAAAAAGAGGAGCTATTAGAAAAAAAAGAATTTAAAAAAGCAAACAATCTTGAACTTTCCATAGTTGAAATGTTATTTAAAAAGCCAGAATATTATGAGTTCTTTAAAAATGAAAAACTAGAGAGTGATATAGGAAATAAAACTTTAAAATTTTTTGAAGAAAAAATAAAGGAAAATTTTAAAATTGAGAGTAATACCCTAATGAGAGAATTTGAAGAATATATAAAGAATGATGATAATTGTTCAAAGGACACCAAAGAAGATATTGCAAGAATAATACTAAATTACGCTGTAAATTTAGATGAAGAGAAAGAACAGAAAAAATATATTGAATTATTCAAAAGCTATTTTAGAATTAAAATAAAATTAAGAGATAAAACTAAAGATGATTTTCAAACAAAGATATACTTTTCAAAATTTAAAGTAAAAATTGAAGAAACTCAAAGTGCCGAAGAATTTATAGAAGTTTATAATTCATTTAGGTATCTTTTTTAG
- a CDS encoding SurA N-terminal domain-containing protein, whose protein sequence is MSIRKFRKQMKPFIIVLTVIFILSLAYGGYESFRTSRANKKAQEAMLLNKDYIQKIDIERAKQEVSRAYAETVDKDIVDIIAFNDVIDKKLTLDLAKSLKVKVPSSEVNAQYEELESSMGDKEQFRRMLQVQGLTKDSLKNKIEENLLMQKTREEFSKNINPTDEEINAYMSLYSIPSDKKEDAISLYKMEKGEEAFKLALIKARKEMQIKDLAPEYENLVEKVSYEEDGFKVTNLDLAKIMATFMINQKATKEQAEELAKNMLAKQIKVAKMAKEKGVKVNEELDLMSQLQEYTVGLSEKLREEIKPTDAELESFFNANKSRYNIPETADAKLIFITVKSTKEDDAVAKAEAEKLLAELTPENFSEKGKSIGNNQDIIYQDLGTFGKQAMVKEFEEALKDVPSNTVINKVIKTKFGYHVVYVKKNDNNQQWSAEHILIVPYPSEKTVEEKLEKLNKLKADIEAGTVALNNKIDEDVIQSFDAKGITPDGIIPDFIYSPEIAKAVYETPLNKVGIINPNKATIIVFQKTKEVKAEEANFSNLKEEVKKDYINIQVGEYMSKLF, encoded by the coding sequence ATGTCAATAAGAAAATTTCGTAAACAAATGAAACCTTTTATCATTGTACTAACAGTTATTTTTATATTATCTCTAGCATATGGAGGATATGAAAGCTTTAGAACAAGTAGAGCTAATAAAAAAGCTCAAGAAGCTATGCTTTTAAATAAAGATTATATACAAAAAATTGATATAGAAAGAGCAAAGCAAGAAGTTTCAAGAGCGTATGCAGAAACAGTTGACAAGGATATAGTAGATATAATTGCATTTAATGATGTTATAGATAAAAAATTAACATTAGATCTTGCAAAAAGTCTAAAAGTAAAGGTTCCTAGTTCAGAAGTTAATGCACAATACGAAGAGCTTGAATCTTCTATGGGAGATAAAGAACAATTTAGAAGAATGTTACAAGTTCAAGGGCTTACTAAAGATTCTTTAAAGAATAAAATAGAAGAAAATTTATTAATGCAAAAAACTAGAGAAGAATTTTCAAAAAATATAAATCCTACAGATGAAGAAATAAATGCTTACATGTCATTATATTCTATCCCAAGTGATAAGAAAGAAGATGCAATAAGCCTTTATAAAATGGAAAAAGGTGAAGAAGCATTTAAATTAGCATTAATTAAAGCCAGAAAAGAAATGCAAATAAAGGATTTAGCTCCTGAATATGAAAATTTAGTTGAAAAAGTTTCTTATGAAGAAGATGGATTTAAAGTAACAAATCTTGATTTAGCTAAAATTATGGCTACTTTCATGATAAATCAAAAAGCAACTAAAGAACAGGCAGAAGAGTTAGCAAAAAATATGTTAGCTAAACAAATAAAAGTTGCTAAAATGGCAAAAGAAAAAGGTGTTAAAGTAAACGAAGAATTAGACCTTATGTCTCAATTACAAGAATATACTGTAGGTCTTTCTGAAAAATTAAGAGAAGAAATAAAACCTACTGATGCAGAATTGGAAAGTTTCTTTAATGCAAATAAATCTAGATATAATATACCTGAAACAGCTGATGCAAAATTAATTTTCATAACTGTTAAATCAACTAAAGAAGATGATGCAGTAGCAAAAGCGGAAGCTGAAAAATTATTAGCTGAATTAACACCTGAAAACTTTAGTGAAAAAGGAAAAAGTATAGGAAACAATCAAGATATTATCTATCAAGATTTAGGAACTTTTGGAAAACAAGCAATGGTTAAAGAATTCGAAGAAGCATTGAAAGATGTTCCTTCAAATACTGTAATAAATAAAGTTATAAAAACAAAATTTGGTTATCATGTTGTTTATGTAAAGAAAAATGATAACAATCAACAATGGTCAGCTGAACATATTTTAATCGTTCCATATCCATCTGAAAAAACAGTGGAAGAAAAGCTTGAAAAGTTAAATAAACTTAAAGCTGATATAGAAGCTGGAACTGTAGCTTTAAATAACAAAATAGATGAAGATGTAATTCAAAGTTTTGATGCAAAAGGTATAACTCCAGATGGAATAATTCCAGATTTTATTTATAGTCCTGAAATAGCAAAAGCTGTGTATGAAACTCCTTTAAATAAAGTTGGAATAATAAATCCTAATAAAGCTACTATAATAGTTTTCCAAAAAACTAAAGAAGTTAAAGCAGAAGAAGCTAATTTTAGTAATTTGAAAGAAGAAGTTAAAAAAGATTATATAAATATACAAGTTGGAGAATATATGTCAAAGTTATTCTAA
- a CDS encoding sigma-54-dependent transcriptional regulator, which translates to MKNAILAISEKKEILKQIRKELAEKYEVITFNNLLDAIDMVRESDFDLVLLDNALEGVTVGEAKKKLASIGKEFVTIALVDEVNAETTKELENSGIFAYLLKPIKVEDLDAIILPSLNGLELIKENKRLEEKLAVLEEDTDIIGQSAKIKDVRNLIEKIADNDLPVLIVGETGTGKDIIAKEIHKKSERNKGRYAQISCALYPGELIERELFGYERGAFMGANASKKGLLEEIDGGTIYIEDVSKMDIKIQSRFLKAIEYGEFKRVGGTKVRKTNVRFLVGTDIDLKQETEKGKFRKDLYHRLTALTIEVPPLRERKEDIPVLANYFLNKIVRILHKETPVISGEAMKFLMEYYYPGNIMELKNLIERMALLSKDKILDVDQLPLEIKTKSDIVENKTVVGVGPLKEILEQEIYSLEEVERVVIAIALQKTRWNKQETSKILGIGRTTLYEKIRKYGLDTK; encoded by the coding sequence ATGAAAAATGCAATATTAGCAATTTCAGAAAAGAAGGAAATACTAAAACAAATAAGAAAAGAATTAGCAGAAAAATATGAAGTAATTACCTTCAATAATTTATTAGATGCAATAGATATGGTAAGAGAAAGTGACTTTGATTTAGTCTTGCTAGACAATGCTTTAGAAGGAGTTACAGTAGGAGAAGCTAAGAAAAAATTAGCTAGTATAGGGAAAGAATTCGTAACTATAGCCTTAGTAGATGAAGTTAATGCTGAAACAACAAAAGAATTAGAAAATTCCGGAATCTTTGCTTATTTATTAAAACCAATAAAAGTTGAAGATTTAGATGCAATAATCCTACCTTCTTTAAATGGTTTAGAACTAATAAAAGAAAATAAAAGATTAGAAGAAAAATTAGCTGTGTTAGAAGAAGATACAGATATAATAGGACAATCAGCTAAAATTAAAGATGTTAGAAACCTTATAGAAAAAATAGCTGATAATGACTTACCAGTTTTAATAGTTGGAGAAACTGGAACAGGTAAAGACATAATAGCTAAAGAAATTCATAAGAAAAGTGAAAGAAATAAAGGAAGATATGCTCAAATAAGCTGTGCTTTATATCCGGGTGAACTTATTGAAAGAGAACTATTTGGTTATGAAAGAGGAGCTTTCATGGGAGCTAATGCAAGTAAAAAAGGACTTTTAGAAGAAATTGATGGAGGAACAATATACATTGAAGACGTTTCTAAAATGGATATAAAAATTCAATCAAGATTCCTAAAAGCTATTGAATATGGTGAATTCAAAAGAGTTGGAGGAACAAAAGTAAGAAAAACTAATGTTAGATTCCTAGTTGGAACTGACATAGATTTAAAACAAGAAACAGAAAAAGGTAAGTTTAGAAAAGATTTATATCACAGACTAACAGCTTTAACTATAGAAGTTCCACCTTTAAGAGAAAGAAAAGAAGATATTCCTGTATTAGCTAACTATTTCTTAAATAAAATAGTTAGAATATTACATAAAGAAACTCCAGTTATTTCAGGAGAAGCTATGAAATTCTTAATGGAATACTACTATCCAGGAAACATTATGGAACTTAAAAACTTAATTGAAAGAATGGCATTATTATCTAAAGATAAAATTTTAGATGTAGATCAATTACCATTGGAAATTAAGACTAAATCTGACATCGTTGAAAACAAAACAGTTGTTGGAGTAGGGCCATTAAAAGAAATATTAGAGCAAGAAATTTATAGTTTAGAAGAAGTAGAAAGAGTTGTAATTGCTATAGCATTACAAAAAACTAGATGGAATAAACAAGAAACATCTAAGATCCTAGGTATAGGAAGAACAACTTTGTATGAAAAAATTAGAAAATATGGTTTAGATACAAAGTAA
- a CDS encoding M50 family metallopeptidase, protein MTFLIAVAMLGLIIFVHEFGHFLTAKLFKMPVSEFSIGMGPQVFSLDTKETTYSFRAIPIGGYVNIEGMEVGSQVENGFNSKPAYQRFIVLFAGVFMNFLTAFLIIFLIAQMSGRMEYEEKAIIGALVKGGANEQILKVDDKILELDGKKITLWADIPEVTKEALDKKEISALIERDGKEEKLVLKLTKDEENNRVVLGISPKSKKINLSFSESLIFAKNSFISILKDTVGGFFTLFSGKANLKEISGPVGILKVVGEVSKFGWTSIASLAVILSINIGVLNLLPIPALDGGRIIFVLLELFRIKINKKWEENLHKFGMVVLLFFIVMISVNDVWKLFN, encoded by the coding sequence ATGACATTTTTAATTGCAGTCGCAATGCTAGGTCTAATAATATTTGTACATGAATTCGGGCATTTTTTAACTGCGAAACTTTTTAAAATGCCTGTGAGTGAATTTTCAATAGGTATGGGACCACAAGTTTTTTCGCTTGATACAAAAGAAACAACATATTCCTTTAGAGCCATTCCAATAGGAGGATATGTCAATATTGAAGGAATGGAAGTAGGGAGTCAAGTTGAGAATGGTTTTAATTCTAAACCAGCATATCAAAGATTTATAGTTCTTTTTGCAGGAGTTTTTATGAATTTCTTGACAGCTTTCTTAATCATATTCTTAATTGCTCAAATGAGCGGTAGAATGGAATATGAAGAAAAAGCTATTATAGGTGCTCTAGTAAAAGGTGGAGCAAATGAACAAATATTAAAAGTTGATGATAAAATTTTAGAACTAGATGGTAAAAAAATAACTTTATGGGCTGATATACCTGAAGTTACAAAAGAAGCTTTAGATAAAAAGGAAATTTCTGCTTTAATTGAAAGAGATGGAAAAGAAGAAAAACTAGTTTTAAAATTAACAAAAGATGAAGAAAATAACAGAGTAGTTTTAGGAATATCTCCAAAATCTAAAAAAATAAATCTTTCTTTTAGTGAAAGTCTAATCTTTGCAAAAAATTCTTTTATATCTATTTTAAAAGATACAGTAGGAGGATTTTTTACACTTTTTTCAGGAAAAGCCAACTTAAAAGAAATTAGTGGACCTGTTGGAATACTTAAAGTTGTAGGAGAAGTATCAAAATTTGGTTGGACTTCTATAGCAAGTTTAGCTGTTATTCTTTCTATAAATATAGGAGTTTTAAATCTGTTACCTATACCAGCACTTGATGGTGGAAGAATAATTTTTGTACTTTTAGAACTTTTTAGAATAAAAATTAATAAAAAATGGGAAGAAAACTTGCATAAATTCGGTATGGTTGTCTTATTATTCTTTATTGTTATGATTAGTGTTAATGATGTCTGGAAACTTTTTAATTAA
- a CDS encoding dTMP kinase translates to MGKIIVIEGTDSSGKETQTKLLYERVKKIYDKTIKISFPNYDSPACEPVKMYLAGKFGTDATKVNPYPVSTMYAIDRYASFKQDWEKYYLDDYLIITDRYVTSNMIHQASKIKDIEAKDEYLNWLVDLEYKKNEIPEPDIVIFLKMPTNKAKELMENRKNKIDGSEKKDIHEVNEDYLKKSYDNATAISKKYSWCEIECVENNKIKTIERINDEIFSKIEELIK, encoded by the coding sequence ATGGGAAAGATAATAGTCATTGAAGGAACAGACTCAAGTGGAAAAGAAACTCAAACTAAATTACTCTATGAAAGAGTAAAAAAAATATATGATAAAACTATAAAAATATCTTTTCCTAACTATGATAGTCCAGCTTGTGAACCAGTAAAAATGTACTTAGCTGGGAAATTTGGAACAGATGCAACTAAAGTAAATCCTTATCCTGTGTCTACTATGTATGCCATAGATAGATATGCTTCATTTAAGCAAGATTGGGAAAAATACTATCTTGATGATTATTTAATTATAACTGATAGATATGTAACTTCAAATATGATTCATCAAGCTTCTAAAATAAAAGACATAGAGGCTAAAGATGAGTATTTAAATTGGCTAGTTGACTTAGAATACAAGAAAAATGAGATACCAGAACCAGATATAGTTATTTTTTTAAAAATGCCAACAAATAAAGCTAAAGAGCTTATGGAAAATAGAAAAAATAAAATAGATGGTTCAGAAAAAAAAGATATACATGAAGTGAATGAAGATTATTTAAAAAAATCTTATGATAATGCAACAGCTATTTCAAAAAAATATTCTTGGTGTGAAATAGAATGTGTTGAAAATAATAAAATTAAAACTATTGAAAGAATAAATGATGAAATTTTCTCTAAAATAGAAGAGTTAATAAAATAA